Genomic DNA from Bacteroidales bacterium:
ACTTCAACATCCGATTTACTAATTAAATTTTCGTTGGGAAATCCAACTCTTACATCGTAACCAGTTTTGAATTTAACTAGTTGCGATAGGTGACGTAGCAATGCACCACCACCCGTCAGAACGATACCAGCACTAAGTTTTTCGGCATATCCCGAGTTTTCGATCTCATAGTTAACAGCATCAATAATCTCTTCCATCCTTGATTGGATGATGTAGGCAAGACTCTTAAACGATATCTCCTTAGAATCGCGACCGCTAATGCCTGGAATTTTAACAATCTTATCTTCTGATGCCATATCACCTAATGCAGAACCAAACTGAATTTTAAGCGATTCAGCCTGACGGAATAGGATTGAACATCCTTCCTTTATATCATTAGTAATCACATTCCCCCCGAATGGTATAATGGCGGTATGACGTACAATTCCATCATAGAACATGGCAACATCGGTAGTACCACCACCTATATCAACTAGCACAACGCCAGCCTCTTTTTCATTCTCAGTAAGTACTGCTTCAGAGGAGGCAAGCGGTCCAAGGATTAGGTCATTGACTTTTAGGCCAACCCGGTTCACACACCTCTCGAAATTCTTTGCTGATGCAGTTTGTCCAATCACAATGTGGAAGAGAGCCTCAAGCCTACGTCCCATCTTACCAATCGGTTGAACACATGGTTCTTTATCAACAATAAAATCCTGAGGTAAAACATAGAGGATCTCCTCTCCTACCTCAATCGGAATTTTATACATATCGTTGATAAGTTTTTGAACATCTTCTGCAGTTATCTCACTCTCGGCATTATCTCGATTGATATATCCACGATTCTTGATGCTCCGAATATGTTGCCCGGCTATGCTAACGAATACATTGCTTAAAATGACCCTTGCATGAGTCTGCACTTCTTCAACTGTTCGTTGAATTGATGCTACTGTTTCCTCAATGTTAAGAATAACACCTCTTTTTATTCCAGTAGAAGGTGTTTTGCTCATGCCAAGGATCTCAAGTTTTCCATTTGCAAGTCTTCTGCCTACTATTGAAACAATCTTTGTCGTTCCAAGATCCACCGCCGCTATTATTTCACCTTTATATATCATTAAATAATTAGATTTCTTATTTAAACGAATAATTTTATTTACCTATCAATTATTTATTCATAATAAATTTCCGCATGAATCTCATAATTATTCAAATAATTATATGAAAAACGAGACCTCCATCTTTTACAATTTTATAAAACGCTTATTTTTCTTATTAAACATAAAGATTTGTTGTCTCTTTAATTGGTCATAACTCATTTATTATTAAAACAAAAGGTGTGTTTCTCAAAATTAATAAAAATTGCTAATTATAGGTTTATATAACTTTTGAAAAATAAATTATAGAACATTCCCTTTAACCTATTTCATGTTGATATTTATTAAACAACACTGTACCAGAAATTACACATTATGAATTGTGTATTATTTTACTTTTATCCTCTCTATCTCTCCTTTCGTTAACCCTGTCAATTCAATAATATCTTCAATTGAATACCCTTTCTTTTTCATCCCTTTTGCAATCTCAATCTTTTCTTCCTTTTTCCCCTCTAACTTTCCTTTTTTAATCCCTTTCTCCTCTGCAACCCTTTCAGCCTCCTCCCTAATTTTCTTCTCCTCAGCGCAGATTCGCTCAATTTGCTCAAACGGGGGAACGTACTTGGGACTCTCCGCCAGCTTCTCCAATAATTTAGTATCGGCAAAGCTCATATAGGATTTGGTGGAGATTATTAGGTGATCTAATACATTGATGTTGAGTATACGTCCTACCTGGAACAGGTGGTCGGTGAGGTCTATATCTATATCGGAGGGTTTGAGATTCCCGCTGGGGTGGTTGTGCACCATTATTACTTGCACGCAGCCCTTCATCACTGACCAGCGGAATACGTTCATGGGTTCAACAATAGTATTACTTACCCCGCCCATGCTAATGAGCTCCACATACCTTATGCGGAGGTTATTGGCAAGGCCAATCACCCAGAAGTGCTCCTTCTCCCTATCGATTTTATCCTCACGCAGGAGTATCTCCTTCATTATTTTGAATACATCATCGGAACTTCGGATAATTATGCGCTGCTTGCTGGTGAGCTTAATGGTCATGGGGCGTTTTTTCTGTTCAGTGGAAACAAATGTAGGAAAATTTTGGATTGGAAAACTCACCCCCGGCCCCTCTCTTCCTTCTTAGGTCGGAAAAGAGGGGTGTGGAAGAAAGAAATGGTATTGAGAATTGAAATACTTTACTCGTACTTATTAATGATTTACTATTCACCAATTATTATAGAGAGCTGGAAAGGTTGGTGGTTTTACTAAATTGCTGGTTACTTCACTCCCCTCTCTCTTGCCGGGGGAGAGTAAGTTCTTTGTGTAGTTTTAGTAAACTTATCTCCTAATTTCCACGCTATACTGTAATTCATTGTATTTATTGAATTCGCCCTGAAAGGGCAAACTATTATAGCCCATGGCAACGCCTTGGGTAAATGTTGAATTGTTATTTTTTTTTGCGGGCTGAAAGCCCAATTTAACCTGCCCTTTCAGGGTGAACAAACAAATCACAATCTATTACCCAAGGCGACGCTTCGCTTGCCGTTGGGCTAAGATAATTTGGGCTTACAGCCCGCTAAAATCATTTTGTATTAAATAACAGGTGTTTAAAAATTGATGCTTACTATTCACGAATTGTTGAGTAGGGTGATGAAATGATGATAATCTAGTCAGATTGCTGGTTGCTTCACTCCCCTCTCTCTTGCCGAGAGAGAGGGGCCGGGGGAGAGTAAGTATTATGAGTAGTTTGAATAGCCTTGTTTCGAATAACATTCTTGCTTTTATATCGGTTTAGCTATATATTTAGGGAAAATATAAAATGCCTTAGAAAATAGTTCAATTATCAATTTACAAAAGGAGGAAATTATGACAACACAAGAGGAAACAAAATGCTGCCCTCAGTTTGACCCCATTCCTTGGGATGATAAGGTTTTTGAATGGGAGAATAAACAATTTATCAAGGATAAAGTATTAACGCTTTTTTACATGCCCATGAATTTTGGTGCTGCAATGAAAAGGCTCGATGCTAAAGTAAAAAATGCCAATGCAACTATGCCCGATTGGCTTTGCCTAGCCGATCATACATCTAAATGGAACATGGATGTGTACCTAGCTGTAGATAAGGAGATTCCCGAAGCAGAAAACAAAATCCTAAGCGGAAAATATTACAGTAAAGTATACGAGGGACCATTTAAGGATACAAAGAAATGGTGCAACGATTATGAAGAAAAAGTTAAATCAAAAGGATTAAAAATCACAAAATGGTATATGTGGTATACAACCTGTCCAAAATGCGCTAAGAAATATGGAAAAAACTACACAGTAATTATTGGTCAGGTGGAATAGCAAGGTAGAATGATTAAAATTTAGCGACAAAGGACTCTAGCTAGAGTCCTTCTCTTTTCTTAAAAAGCTTACCTTTGAGAAAAAAAGCCATGAACACATCAAATATTATCTACAAAGGAGAACTCAGAACTGAAGCCGAACACGTGCGTTCAGGAAATAAAATAGTTACTGATGCTCCTGTTGATAACCAAGGAAAAGGGGAATTCTTTTCTCCAACAGATCTTTTAGCCACATCCCTCGGTTGCTGCATGATAACAATAATGGGAATTGCCGCTCGTACTCATGGGTTCAATATTGATGGCACTAAAATCGATGTAACAAAAGTTATGGGAACCGATCCTCGAAGGGTGATTGAAATAATTATCAACCTTCATTTTCCCCACAATAATTACTCAGCAAAGGAGCGCAAGCTAATTGAATTATCGGCTAAAGAGTGCCCGGTAGCACAGAGTTTACACCCAGACCTTAAACAAACCATTAATTTCTTTTTTGGCAACTAAAACATACCAAAGCGCTAGAATTAGGTTGTCTGTGCTCCTCAATAAATAGAATAATTGAAGTTTGTTAAACATTCTTCTCACAATAATGTTGTAGAATGTAGTTATAACAAAACTTCAATAGAATGGTATTTTATCCCACCATAATTGTTTGGCTTAATTTTTGCATACCAATCGTTTTATTTAATCTAAGCAACCATTTTAATCATTAATTCATCTAATATGAAAATGAGTGCGATGAAAAGATTACTAGCGATTTGTTTTATTTGTGCGTTTATATTTGGCTGCAATTCATCAAAAGAAAAGAATACATCGTATGAAGTTAAGGCCAAAGTAAATCAAATCGATCAGGTTACAAGTAACCTATCAATAAGAGTTAATAGCGTAGAAGATTCAAGATGTCCAGAAGGTTGTGAATGTGTTTGGGCAGGAGAGGTTAAGGTTTTTTTCTCGTTGATTAATCAGGGATATAGTATCGACACTAGTTTAGTTTTGCCGTCAAAACCTAGAATGCAATTCAAAAACTTTAGCATTATCCTTGAATCGGTAAGTCCTTACCCAATTTGTAATTACGAATTCCCCAATATCTTCACAATTTATTTACATGTTGACGATATAAACAAAGAAACCCTGTTGGTACAGGGTCATCTTTAGATATTTAGAAAAACGTCAGTTCGATGTAATAAACAATGTATTAATCTGTATATCAATCAATTTATTTTATTCGAAACAATGGAATACTGGAACTGGAGCGAAGCGAAACTCGACGAAGTCAATGATGGAGAAATGGAAGATACAAGCAAGAATCTAGCCCATTGTTATCCAATATTGGCTCTGCCGAACTTCGTTTCCATTTTTCCACCATTCCATCCACAAATTATATATTTGTAAATAATTGTTTATTATATTGTTAACGCAACTTCTTATATCAAGTTCAAGTTAAATAGTTTGCTTGCTTACTGCATCAATATTTCTATCAACTTTTCTGATTAATCCTTGAAGAACATTTCCAGGCCCTAATTCAACAAAGCTAGTTGCCCCATCGGCAAGCATATTCTTCATTGTTTGAGTCCATCTTACTGGTGATGTTAGCTGATCAATTAAGTTTTTCTTTATCTGTTCTGGTTCAGTTACCTTACTAGCATTTACATTCTGGTAAATTGGACAAATTGGTTTTTGGAATTTAGTAATACTGATAGCCTCTTCCAGTTCAACTCTTGCAGATTCCATGAGTGGAGAATGAAAAGCACCCCCTACTAAAAGTTTTAGTGCTCGTTTTGCGCCTGCTTCGGTTAACTTTTCACAAGCAATGTCAATACCCTTAATTGAACCCGAAATAACAACTTGGCTGGGACTATTATAGTTTGCAGGAACAACAATTTCATCAATTGATTTGCAGATCTCCTCAATCTTCTCATCTTCAAGTCCAATAATTGCAGCCATAGTGGATGGTTCTTTCTCACATGCTTTTTGCATTGCTTTGGCACGAGCTGAAACTAATTTTAATCCATCCTCGAAGCTAATTGCACCAGCGGCAACCAATGCAGAAAACTCACCAAGTGAATGACCAGCAACCATTTCTGGCTTAAAATCATCACCTAATACTTTGGCAAGAATTACAGAATGCAAGAAAATAGCCGGTTGTGTTACACTCGTCTGCTTTAAATCTTCTACAGTTCCGGTGAACATTAAATCAGTTATTCTGAAGCCAAGAATTTCATTTGCCTTTTCAAACATTTCTTTCGCCAATGGTGAATTTTCGTATAGATCTTTTCCCATACCTACAAATTGTGCACCTTGACCCGGAAATACGAATGCTTTCATAATTAGTTCATTTGATTAAACGTGGCAAAAATATAAAAAACATTAGAATTGAACATTTTCAATTCAAAAAAGAAAGAAAACAAGGATTTTGAAGCAGAAAATATTTTTCAACCTATTCTAGTGCCAACTCTATAACAGGCATGTGATCTAAAATCTTTTTCTCTTTAAGGATTTCAATACGTCCATCAAAATCAACTTTTATTGATGCTTTAATTACATTGTCGGCAAACAGCATAGTTGCTTTAATGATAAATGAATCCTTATCTTTTTTAATCTTGGGGGTTTTTATTGAAGATTCAAGTTGCTGGTATTGTTCCTTGGTAGGTTCGGAACTAAAGGTTATTTCACTTATCGAATTAACGAGTCGATAGGAATTATCATGTTTCTGTATATTTCCAAGAACAAGCATTGTGTACTGATACACTGTGTCTTCAGTTAAAATAAGAGGTGAAATCGCACTTGCATCTAAGAATGGCTGTTGTGTTCCATTAAGGGAAAATGTATGAGTTCCATTATCAAGTAATTTTACTTCAAGATAGGGTGAAAAACTCTGGTCGATAAATGTGTAAAGTTTAAAATCAGTATAAAAGGGAAGCAAGATGGTATAGTAAATTGAATCTTCGGGTGAGACCAAACTACATGAGTTAACTTTATTAATGACCTCAGCAAGCCTAACAAGGGTTTGATCTAACTTTCTACTTTTAAATGACCATTTCATCTTTTTATTTTTTAAGTTAACATAAAGCTTTTATTAAATCCAGAATGGGTTTACTATACCCTTACTTTTTGATATGCTATAAATGTTTAATAAAAAATAATTTGAAAAAAAGATAAAACCAGACAAAACCGATGCAAAGATAGATAAAGCACCAAACGTTCCAACCCACTTATTAATACCAGAAGCATAACTTTCGATCTTGACAAATTTCCACAACCCACCAAGATGATTGCTGACTCCTGTTGTTTCCATACCAATTATTAAAGTGTTAAGCACAAGGAAAAAAACAACAATACTTATTAATCCCCTCCAAGCACCTTTAATATCAGGTGGACTTAACTCCATGTGCGATGAAATACACATTGAGAGGTATAAAAATATCCAAAATTTATAATTGGTAAGATTCCCTTTTTTAAAAAGCAACTCAAGAGTATTGAGAGTTGATGCCCATAACATGTTTAGGCTATTCGTAAACTCACCATGAATCCCCTTTACTAAAATCTTACTTTGTGATTCGATTGATAATAAAACATCTTTTGTATTTGGCACCAGAAAAAAAAGTAGAACATAAATCACCATTGTCCCCAAAATTACAGGGCCTATTCCAATAAAGAAATTTCCAATTTTCTGGTAAGTACTTTTAGGGTTAAATGAATGATTAACATAACCAAGAGTCCCGTCCTCGGAGTTGGGGGTATATAGTTTAATATCATCAATCTTATGCCTAAAAATAATGCAGAACAAAGCGTGCCCCAACTCATGAATAGGAGTACCAATCCATCCTGTAACAACTATATCTAAAGTTTTACCTGTTGTTTTTATGTATGTGTTTCGAGTAAATCGAGCTAAAAAGTAGAGGATTATCCCGAATATGAAAAGCAAACCAAACAACCATGATAGTTGATTGAGTGTAGTAAGGAAAACTTGTTTCAAAAAATCAATTAAAATATTTAGGTTACTCATTTAAAGATGAATGATATAATTAAGCAAGTTATGCTTTTTATTATGATATATTCAAGTATTGTTGATTACTTTTCAATATATTGTGAATAACTAAATTTAGTATCACAAATTAGTATGGTATTTTTATGTTTTAAAACCATATTTCGATTTTGACCAATTGCCTAAATGGAGTTACCAATGGAATACATTAAATTGTTGATTCTTTTTATATTTGAAAAAAAAATTTGAAGTTGTATATAAGAATTTAAATTAACCCTAAGATTATAAATTAAACCATTTTACTATGAAGAAGTTTTTAATTATTTCAGCCCTATTGCTGTTTACAGTAACCACTAATGCTCAACTATTTACCATTTTCGGTCAGGAAGTTGGCTTTATTTATGTAGGCCCAAAGATTGGTGGAACATATTCAAAAATCTCAAACTTTTCGGATATGGCTCCCGGGTTTAGTAAATATAAATATGGTTATCAGTTTGGTGCAGTTGGAGAATTTGGATTTACAAGTAGATTCTCAATTCAAACGGAACTAAATTTTGTTTCCAGAGGAGCACAAGCAAATTCTGACATGAGAATTAAAATGAATTACATAGGAATACCAATCCTTGCAAAGTATTGCTTTAAGGCGTTTGGACTTAAAAAGATATACGCAATGGGTGGAACTTTTGAAGATATTCGTACTAAAGGGGAATGGGTAGATCCTGGCCAAACATCGCCTTTAGGCGGGGGATTTAAGAAATATGACTGGGGTTTCAGTTTTGGTGCTGGTGCAGAATATCCAACAAAGCAGGGAATTTGGGCTCTGGATCTTCGCTATAATTTAGGAATGACAGATTTACATGATGATGTTGGGGAAAGCTTTAAAACAAGGAGTCGTTCCTTTGGTATTTCTTTATCTTATAAATTGAATTTGGTGGATCTATTTTCAAAATTAAAGAATAAGAATAAGAACAATGAACCTAGTGAGGTTAAATAAAAAACTAACCCAGTTTTGAAAGTTGATAGATCAAAAGAATAGTATACTAGATTAATTGAAAAAGGCTGTTTTTTAACAGCCTTTTTTTTATAATTATTTAATTATTAGATTTTCTGAGCAACCTCTTGCATTTCGATGGAATTATTTCTTCCAAGGTATTTATCAATTAACATATGCATCCAATAAATAGTTGGGGTGAAGAGTATAGCAAGGGCTATTTTATAGAGATATTGAATAAGACCAACTGATATAACTTGCACAAAAGACCAGTTACCGAGCAGATAAAAAGCAATAAATAGTATTAGAAAACTATCCACCAACTGAGAAACCACAGTAGAGCCAGTTGCTCTTAACCATAGGTATTTATGCTGTGTTATTGATCTAAGGTAGCGAAAAACGTAAGCATCTACCAATTGTCCAACGAGGAAGGCAATAATTGATCCAACAATAATCCCCATCCCTTGCCTAAAAATTGCATTGTAGGCATAATTGATATTAAATGGATTCCCATCAGGATCTACGGAATTATTTTGAAGCCAGAAATCGGCTGGAGGAGTTCGCATTGCTAGGTATATGAGAAGGAAGGCATATCCAATCATTCCTGCTCCGATATAGCTAATACGTTTTACCCCGCTAGTTCCAAAGTACTCATTTACAATATCCGAGAGTATAAAAACAATCGGCCAAATAAGCACACCTACGCTCATATTAAGACTAAGTGTTTCACCACCAAAAAAGGGCAGAGCTAATGCTGGCAAATGGAAAATCTTTTCGAATGATAAAATTTTTGCACCTATAACCTCAGCAATTAGAGCATTTGTGAGAAATAAAGTAGCTAGAATTATAAAAAGATTTTGTTTTTTATGACTATCAATTTGGGTACTCTCCATCAATTCAATTTTATCAAGTTACAAACCAAAGGTATTAAAATATTTATTCAAATCAATAATATGCTTTTGGGACAAATAACTCTAATTGGTGTAAAAATAATTTTTTTGCACATAAACATCTTTATTATTCATTGTTTGTGTTGAATTAAATAAAAATATTTTATTCAAAGACATGTTGTGAAAAATATTTTCACTATAAAATGCAATCATAATCTGGTTAAAAACAAATAATACAATTCAAATTTTGCGAGCCACTTCAACTCAAAAACTTAATTGTCAGAGTATTGAATACTTAATAATTTTACTATAGATATCCAAATTCACTTAATATAGCGAATAATACATTGTCAAACAGTGTTTGTTCACCATAAAAATAAATTCTATCTTTATAGATTGAGAATATTGTACAATTTCATTAAATAAGATGAAAATTTACGAAACGCTAAACATTAGGCGTGATGAGGTGTTGCCGGTATCTCTCTTCATGTTTCAATCCATTTTTCTTGGTGTTTTCCTAGGCGCTTTTGACGTTGGAGCAAATACTTTATTTCTAAAAGCATTTGATTCGTCAATGATCTCAAAAGCTTTTGCTATTTCTGGTTTAATTGGTATTGGGCTTACTTCATTATATTCATATTTTCAAGGGCGAATTATCTTCTCAAGGCTCTCAATTTATAACCTTCTTGGAGTATTTCTAATTACTTTCCTGCTCCGTTTCGGGTATTTTTTCACCGATTCAAAGTGGCTCGCTTTCGGATTATTCGTAATGATGGGTCCTTTAAACATTGTTGCACTTGTTGGGTTCTGGGGAACAGTTAGTCGAATATTTGACTTACGTCAAGGGAAAAGAATATTTGGGATAATCGATACAGGACAAGTAGTAGGCGTGATTCTAAGTAGTTGGGCCGTTCCCTTTTTAGTGGCCAATGGTTTTAAGACCAACAACCTATTATATATAAGCGCAATTAGTATTTTTATATCGTTTAT
This window encodes:
- the ftsA gene encoding cell division protein FtsA, yielding MIYKGEIIAAVDLGTTKIVSIVGRRLANGKLEILGMSKTPSTGIKRGVILNIEETVASIQRTVEEVQTHARVILSNVFVSIAGQHIRSIKNRGYINRDNAESEITAEDVQKLINDMYKIPIEVGEEILYVLPQDFIVDKEPCVQPIGKMGRRLEALFHIVIGQTASAKNFERCVNRVGLKVNDLILGPLASSEAVLTENEKEAGVVLVDIGGGTTDVAMFYDGIVRHTAIIPFGGNVITNDIKEGCSILFRQAESLKIQFGSALGDMASEDKIVKIPGISGRDSKEISFKSLAYIIQSRMEEIIDAVNYEIENSGYAEKLSAGIVLTGGGALLRHLSQLVKFKTGYDVRVGFPNENLISKSDVEVNNPIYSVGIGLLKAGLKLQQIETETHYQNEFTSKRSVDSSDDDLSIIFDDEMSSEKIAQLLHYISKLHYIKFGNRLEISDLLTVNAEVFCDEVLVH
- a CDS encoding JAB domain-containing protein; its protein translation is MTIKLTSKQRIIIRSSDDVFKIMKEILLREDKIDREKEHFWVIGLANNLRIRYVELISMGGVSNTIVEPMNVFRWSVMKGCVQVIMVHNHPSGNLKPSDIDIDLTDHLFQVGRILNINVLDHLIISTKSYMSFADTKLLEKLAESPKYVPPFEQIERICAEEKKIREEAERVAEEKGIKKGKLEGKKEEKIEIAKGMKKKGYSIEDIIELTGLTKGEIERIKVK
- a CDS encoding OsmC family protein, producing the protein MNTSNIIYKGELRTEAEHVRSGNKIVTDAPVDNQGKGEFFSPTDLLATSLGCCMITIMGIAARTHGFNIDGTKIDVTKVMGTDPRRVIEIIINLHFPHNNYSAKERKLIELSAKECPVAQSLHPDLKQTINFFFGN
- the fabD gene encoding ACP S-malonyltransferase, which encodes MKAFVFPGQGAQFVGMGKDLYENSPLAKEMFEKANEILGFRITDLMFTGTVEDLKQTSVTQPAIFLHSVILAKVLGDDFKPEMVAGHSLGEFSALVAAGAISFEDGLKLVSARAKAMQKACEKEPSTMAAIIGLEDEKIEEICKSIDEIVVPANYNSPSQVVISGSIKGIDIACEKLTEAGAKRALKLLVGGAFHSPLMESARVELEEAISITKFQKPICPIYQNVNASKVTEPEQIKKNLIDQLTSPVRWTQTMKNMLADGATSFVELGPGNVLQGLIRKVDRNIDAVSKQTI
- a CDS encoding PorT family protein, with amino-acid sequence MKKFLIISALLLFTVTTNAQLFTIFGQEVGFIYVGPKIGGTYSKISNFSDMAPGFSKYKYGYQFGAVGEFGFTSRFSIQTELNFVSRGAQANSDMRIKMNYIGIPILAKYCFKAFGLKKIYAMGGTFEDIRTKGEWVDPGQTSPLGGGFKKYDWGFSFGAGAEYPTKQGIWALDLRYNLGMTDLHDDVGESFKTRSRSFGISLSYKLNLVDLFSKLKNKNKNNEPSEVK
- a CDS encoding queuosine precursor transporter — protein: MESTQIDSHKKQNLFIILATLFLTNALIAEVIGAKILSFEKIFHLPALALPFFGGETLSLNMSVGVLIWPIVFILSDIVNEYFGTSGVKRISYIGAGMIGYAFLLIYLAMRTPPADFWLQNNSVDPDGNPFNINYAYNAIFRQGMGIIVGSIIAFLVGQLVDAYVFRYLRSITQHKYLWLRATGSTVVSQLVDSFLILFIAFYLLGNWSFVQVISVGLIQYLYKIALAILFTPTIYWMHMLIDKYLGRNNSIEMQEVAQKI